From a single Intestinibaculum porci genomic region:
- a CDS encoding transposase, giving the protein MKLSYQTINGTLYAKIPGKSVRKNGKIVKQGAKHLGKVIDKENNIFFNKERGMFTYDPETGEFGEADESYVSDVQPDKRKRQRTILDYGDAYFVDQLIHHMGYDKVIDEISYKNKDTLYAMVAYYVISNAANCHANTWYEGSFESILYPKANLTSQRISDFMRSIGKSENVLKFFENHMKWIKENISSDKAIIIDSTGLPNSIHMPLTAISNHNGKVSNEARMITTLQRDTGYPLMFRIIPGNIVDMNTLIRSVNVLDNLGNIETDYILSDAGYYTLEDINELYRANIDFLMRLPEKYRLYRDLINKYGPELKQERNMVKYSDRVVYIKQIEVSIGDGHKAYAFLGYDLDQVDHEIHKCLNKSKEMSTMQIQKKLESMGYFVLISSLPFPIEEVLPAYYTRQLVEQYFDLSKGSSKLTPLRVHSEEAVRGHLLLSMIAATINVYIQKKTKKTATNQEGIFMGLRNQKCLVYKTVTSVEEPQKRANDIYNAFNISCPLSYTKRGSDWVPKFHLKRHEDEV; this is encoded by the coding sequence ATGAAGCTCAGTTATCAGACAATTAATGGAACACTTTATGCTAAAATCCCTGGCAAATCAGTCCGCAAAAACGGCAAGATCGTTAAGCAAGGTGCTAAACATTTAGGCAAGGTTATCGATAAGGAAAACAATATCTTTTTCAATAAAGAAAGAGGCATGTTTACCTATGATCCTGAAACTGGTGAATTCGGTGAAGCTGATGAATCCTATGTATCTGATGTTCAGCCTGATAAGCGCAAAAGACAGCGTACTATTCTTGATTATGGCGATGCCTACTTCGTAGATCAGCTTATTCATCATATGGGATATGACAAAGTCATTGATGAAATCAGCTATAAAAACAAAGATACCTTATATGCAATGGTTGCCTACTATGTCATTTCCAACGCTGCTAACTGTCATGCCAATACCTGGTATGAAGGGAGCTTTGAAAGCATTCTTTATCCAAAGGCTAATCTCACATCTCAGAGAATAAGTGACTTTATGAGATCAATTGGCAAATCAGAAAATGTCCTTAAATTCTTTGAAAATCATATGAAGTGGATCAAAGAAAACATTTCGTCTGATAAAGCTATAATCATTGACAGCACAGGGCTTCCTAACAGTATTCATATGCCATTAACTGCAATCAGTAACCACAATGGGAAGGTTTCCAATGAGGCTAGAATGATTACAACACTTCAGAGAGATACAGGCTATCCCCTAATGTTTAGAATTATTCCAGGCAATATCGTTGATATGAATACACTGATCAGATCAGTAAATGTACTTGATAATTTAGGCAATATTGAAACAGACTATATTCTTAGTGATGCTGGTTATTATACCCTTGAGGATATTAATGAGCTTTATCGAGCTAACATCGATTTCCTGATGAGACTGCCTGAGAAATATAGACTATATCGTGATTTGATCAATAAATACGGTCCCGAACTAAAGCAGGAAAGAAATATGGTCAAATATAGTGATAGAGTCGTCTATATCAAACAGATCGAAGTTAGCATTGGTGATGGACATAAGGCTTATGCTTTTCTAGGATATGATCTAGATCAGGTAGATCATGAAATACATAAGTGTCTGAATAAGAGCAAAGAAATGTCAACTATGCAGATCCAAAAAAAGCTTGAATCAATGGGATATTTTGTACTGATTTCAAGTCTTCCATTCCCAATTGAAGAAGTGCTTCCTGCCTACTATACTAGACAGCTGGTTGAGCAGTACTTTGATTTAAGCAAGGGATCATCTAAGCTGACACCACTTCGCGTTCATAGCGAAGAAGCAGTAAGAGGTCACCTGTTATTATCAATGATTGCGGCAACCATTAACGTGTATATCCAAAAGAAAACAAAGAAAACTGCAACCAACCAGGAAGGCATATTCATGGGACTCAGAAATCAGAAGTGCCTCGTCTACAAGACAGTCACTTCAGTTGAAGAGCCACAAAAAAGAGCTAATGATATCTATAATGCGTTTAATATTTCATGCCCACTTTCATACACAAAAAGAGGCAGTGATTGGGTACCAAAATTTCACCTAAAAAGGCATGAAGATGAGGTGTAG
- a CDS encoding IS1634 family transposase: MAKRLKSTKSKNSESFYIIDDFYDPNTRKKSTFVVEKLGNIRTLMDKYHTDSRDEVMKQLKLYLDELRQKDSEDKADVKLILSQDDLIEKDKENLFNIGYMYIRNILCSLGIKDICNEISDQYKFQYNLASIINDLVSARVIYPSSKLSTYKSCSKFFDLSDYELADVYRSLKVLSEQRYFIEKMLYKNSSQLFKKNTAVLYYDCTNFYFEIEEEDDYRKYGKSKENRPNPIVQYGLFMDADGLPLADYVFQGNMNEQKSMRELEAIVERDFAVSKFVVCADAGLNGWENKVYNDMKKNGAYIVTQPIKKMSKVMKEWAISPEGWKLEGYAGTFNLNDLADKETIEIEGVKRKIKDLVFYKNRWEKRTKKSESSGGKYTLEENYIVTYSRKFASYQKHIREKKLERARKLLNNPGKLTKTNQRDPRYYISKASVTKNGEVANETVYMIDEEKIAEEEKYDGFYAVTTDLEDDDLSLIISANKQRWEIEENFEIMKSELKTRPMYVTKEHSINGHLLICFIALLVYRLLEKKYMNEKYTCAELFDTLRDLNLTYINGTNYIPSFKRTEIVDDLAEVFGFQPSRKIITQKYLKKFQRVVNSKKSTKLI; encoded by the coding sequence ATGGCTAAACGTTTAAAATCAACCAAATCTAAAAACTCTGAATCATTCTATATTATCGACGACTTCTATGATCCTAACACTAGAAAAAAATCAACCTTCGTTGTTGAAAAACTGGGCAATATCAGGACTCTCATGGACAAGTATCATACCGATTCCCGTGATGAGGTCATGAAGCAGCTTAAGCTTTATCTTGATGAACTCAGACAAAAAGACAGTGAGGACAAGGCAGATGTTAAGCTGATTCTTAGTCAGGATGACCTAATAGAAAAAGACAAGGAAAATCTCTTTAATATCGGCTATATGTACATCAGAAACATACTGTGTTCTTTGGGCATTAAGGATATCTGCAATGAGATATCAGACCAGTACAAGTTTCAGTATAATTTAGCGAGCATTATTAATGATCTTGTTTCTGCCAGGGTTATTTATCCCTCATCAAAGCTGTCTACGTATAAGTCATGCAGTAAGTTTTTTGATTTGTCTGATTATGAACTGGCGGATGTTTACCGTTCCCTCAAGGTTCTCTCTGAGCAAAGATACTTCATTGAAAAAATGCTTTACAAAAACAGTTCACAGCTTTTCAAGAAGAACACAGCGGTTCTCTACTATGACTGCACAAATTTCTATTTTGAGATTGAAGAAGAGGATGACTACAGAAAATACGGAAAAAGCAAGGAAAACAGACCTAATCCTATTGTTCAGTATGGTCTGTTTATGGATGCTGATGGTCTCCCTTTAGCTGATTATGTCTTTCAGGGCAATATGAATGAGCAAAAATCCATGAGAGAGTTAGAGGCTATTGTTGAAAGGGACTTTGCAGTTTCAAAGTTTGTTGTCTGTGCTGATGCAGGTCTCAACGGCTGGGAAAACAAGGTATATAATGACATGAAGAAAAACGGTGCCTATATTGTCACCCAGCCAATCAAGAAAATGTCAAAAGTCATGAAGGAATGGGCAATATCTCCAGAAGGATGGAAGCTTGAGGGGTATGCCGGAACTTTTAATCTTAATGACCTGGCTGATAAGGAAACCATTGAAATTGAGGGTGTAAAAAGAAAAATAAAGGATCTTGTTTTCTACAAGAACCGATGGGAAAAAAGAACTAAGAAATCCGAGTCATCGGGCGGCAAGTACACCCTTGAAGAAAACTACATAGTTACTTATTCAAGAAAATTTGCCAGCTATCAGAAACACATCAGAGAAAAGAAACTGGAAAGAGCCAGAAAGCTCCTTAATAACCCAGGAAAGCTCACAAAAACAAACCAGCGAGATCCCCGCTACTATATTTCTAAAGCATCAGTCACCAAGAATGGCGAGGTGGCTAATGAAACGGTTTATATGATTGATGAGGAAAAAATCGCTGAGGAAGAAAAGTATGATGGCTTCTATGCCGTTACCACTGATCTTGAAGACGATGATCTTTCATTGATTATTAGCGCAAACAAGCAGCGCTGGGAGATTGAAGAAAACTTTGAAATAATGAAAAGCGAACTAAAAACAAGACCTATGTATGTCACAAAAGAACATTCAATCAACGGTCATCTCCTAATATGCTTTATTGCCCTGCTGGTTTATCGCCTGCTTGAGAAAAAGTATATGAATGAGAAATATACATGTGCAGAATTATTTGATACACTCCGTGATCTTAACCTAACCTATATAAATGGAACAAACTATATTCCGTCCTTTAAAAGGACAGAAATTGTGGATGACCTGGCTGAAGTTTTTGGCTTTCAGCCCTCACGAAAAATAATTACTCAAAAATATTTAAAAAAATTTCAAAGAGTCGTTAATTCTAAAAAAAGTACGAAACTGATTTAA
- a CDS encoding Ig-like domain-containing protein: METHNFKTFFASAAVTAMVLSVPVSAKAKKGSITKVAVTNLPSSTLTLKKGKKKTLKFKVTKKGKISKALAYKSSNKKIVTVSKKGVVKAKKKGKATVTAYAKANKKKKVAIQVIVGTPVTKIKLNKTKATLTVKKTLKLKATVTPKKASYKKVLWKTSNKKIATVSSAGKVTAKKKGTAKITATAADGSGKKATAKITVKAAAKKKTVTPTPTPTPAPAVVPTTVASLQVKDPRTVTFTLTKAQALTTDNVKLEAKTTEAANYRKTLKIKSMTTTDNVNYSVTLKKESAVGNDAADHNVRLTVTGLENNSAPVTIETLFRKGKITRTDTNTMFVKRGTRLDFQASLSTDPADTYSIVGLPAGLKQDPNKDGVYVYGVPTTQSDQEVTVRETDVYGNTFTKVTYLKYYDEDHVNAYATFNYSSDSGYFVPTVDTNGTYDNLADDSLVTYVNAKINVAGGQTYEEGHYEKTGNKVTDYGNILGYKEDVIVSKKKEAPKDTTEDQKDTSDQTTTTDQKDTSDQTTTTDQKDTSDQTQEDAYDVVYGDEADKAYKLDDQGNKIVKKDESGNIIYAKDAFGEYIYDEDGKQLPEYELNDGYKVEYSNLEYSYNRVYGEKDEEKWVSYEETHYEFVNSNTEGLTLSDDGYISGKLSGSRTVTVRVSKKDKAGNVISVDVPVSFNVADAKLVKGTVTDSNGKGVQGAIVSAIDNDYNTKFDSSISAYANTNGQYDYALINGDNYDVTVSRNASDNFYASQTTADTMNYKLDGVQYNVAVNDQSGLNTAASGNYYDNDTNDRYFLYDNYNYTTNTHNATIFADKPTLTLVSDDDNVSGTLTIANGAASVTITKK; the protein is encoded by the coding sequence ATGGAAACACACAATTTCAAAACATTTTTCGCATCAGCAGCAGTGACTGCTATGGTATTGAGCGTACCTGTAAGCGCTAAAGCTAAGAAAGGGTCGATTACAAAGGTGGCTGTAACTAATCTGCCATCATCAACATTAACTTTGAAAAAAGGTAAAAAGAAAACATTAAAATTCAAAGTTACAAAGAAAGGTAAAATTTCTAAAGCCTTAGCTTACAAATCAAGCAATAAGAAAATTGTAACAGTTTCTAAGAAAGGTGTTGTAAAGGCTAAGAAAAAAGGTAAAGCTACCGTTACAGCATATGCAAAAGCTAACAAGAAGAAGAAAGTTGCAATTCAAGTTATTGTTGGTACACCAGTTACTAAGATTAAATTAAACAAGACTAAAGCAACATTAACAGTTAAGAAGACATTAAAATTAAAAGCTACTGTTACACCTAAGAAAGCTTCTTATAAGAAAGTATTATGGAAGACTTCAAATAAGAAGATCGCTACTGTTTCTTCAGCAGGTAAAGTAACTGCAAAGAAGAAAGGGACAGCTAAGATCACAGCTACGGCTGCAGATGGTTCAGGTAAAAAAGCAACTGCTAAGATCACAGTGAAGGCTGCTGCTAAGAAGAAAACAGTAACACCAACACCAACTCCAACTCCAGCACCCGCTGTTGTTCCAACAACTGTCGCTTCACTACAGGTTAAAGATCCGCGTACTGTAACCTTTACATTAACAAAAGCTCAGGCTTTAACAACTGATAATGTAAAATTAGAAGCAAAGACAACGGAAGCTGCAAATTATCGTAAAACTTTAAAGATTAAATCAATGACAACAACTGATAATGTAAACTATAGTGTGACATTGAAGAAAGAATCAGCCGTTGGTAATGACGCTGCTGATCATAATGTGCGTTTAACTGTTACTGGATTAGAAAACAATTCAGCTCCTGTAACGATTGAAACATTATTTAGAAAAGGTAAAATTACTCGTACTGACACAAATACAATGTTTGTAAAGAGAGGTACAAGACTTGATTTCCAGGCATCTTTATCAACTGATCCGGCAGATACTTATTCAATTGTTGGTTTACCTGCAGGCTTAAAACAGGATCCTAATAAAGATGGCGTTTACGTTTATGGCGTTCCAACAACTCAAAGTGATCAGGAAGTAACAGTTAGAGAAACTGATGTTTATGGTAATACATTTACTAAAGTAACCTATTTGAAATACTATGATGAAGATCATGTTAATGCATATGCAACATTCAATTACTCTTCTGATTCAGGCTATTTTGTACCTACAGTAGATACTAATGGTACATATGATAACTTAGCTGATGATAGTTTAGTAACTTATGTAAATGCTAAAATTAATGTGGCAGGCGGTCAGACATATGAAGAAGGTCATTATGAAAAGACTGGCAACAAAGTGACTGATTATGGCAACATCTTAGGCTATAAAGAAGATGTTATTGTTTCTAAGAAGAAAGAAGCTCCAAAAGATACAACAGAAGATCAGAAGGATACATCTGATCAGACTACAACAACAGATCAAAAGGATACATCTGATCAGACGACAACAACAGATCAGAAGGATACATCTGATCAGACACAGGAAGATGCTTATGATGTAGTTTATGGTGATGAAGCTGACAAAGCGTATAAATTAGACGATCAGGGTAATAAGATTGTCAAAAAAGATGAAAGTGGCAATATCATTTATGCAAAAGATGCATTTGGTGAGTACATCTATGATGAGGATGGTAAACAGTTACCTGAATATGAATTAAATGATGGTTATAAAGTCGAATACTCTAACTTAGAATATTCATATAATAGAGTATACGGTGAAAAAGATGAAGAAAAATGGGTATCTTATGAAGAAACACATTATGAATTCGTTAATAGCAATACAGAAGGTTTAACATTATCTGACGATGGTTATATTTCAGGTAAACTTTCTGGTTCAAGAACAGTAACAGTTCGTGTATCTAAGAAAGATAAAGCTGGCAATGTAATTAGTGTTGATGTTCCAGTTTCATTCAATGTTGCAGATGCAAAACTTGTAAAAGGGACTGTAACTGATTCTAATGGTAAAGGGGTTCAGGGCGCTATTGTAAGTGCAATTGATAATGATTATAACACGAAGTTTGATTCAAGCATTAGCGCGTATGCAAATACTAATGGTCAGTATGATTATGCATTAATCAATGGTGACAATTATGATGTTACTGTTTCTAGAAATGCATCAGATAACTTCTATGCATCTCAGACAACTGCTGACACAATGAACTATAAACTTGATGGTGTTCAGTACAATGTAGCAGTAAATGATCAGAGCGGTTTGAATACAGCGGCTTCAGGTAATTATTATGATAACGACACAAATGATAGATATTTCTTGTATGATAATTATAATTATACAACTAATACTCATAATGCAACAATCTTTGCAGATAAGCCAACATTAACGTTAGTTTCAGACGATGACAATGTAAGTGGTACGTTAACAATCGCAAATGGTGCTGCTAGTGTCACAATCACTAAAAAATAA